One Microbacterium trichothecenolyticum DNA window includes the following coding sequences:
- a CDS encoding YidC/Oxa1 family membrane protein insertase produces MDLFAFPPLASLLDLTTRALLALTSALEPLAGSAAAALAVVAVTLAVRLLLIPVGVSQARAEQTRARLAPRLRVLRERFGKNPERLQRETMQLYRDEGASPLAGCLPMLAQMPVVGLLYAVFLHPTVGGQANALLSHELFGVPLGRSLVGALSTGTVDAATLAVVGALVLVMVGVAELTRRRLRPAVDPAAPAWMAGMAGALQFTTAVVALFVPLAAALYLSVTTVWTLIQRIVLRRRYPLPE; encoded by the coding sequence GTGGACCTCTTCGCCTTTCCCCCTCTCGCCTCGTTGCTCGACCTGACCACGCGAGCCCTGCTCGCCCTCACCTCTGCCCTCGAACCGCTCGCCGGCTCCGCCGCGGCGGCCCTCGCCGTCGTGGCCGTGACCCTCGCGGTGCGGCTCCTGCTGATCCCCGTGGGGGTGTCACAGGCGCGCGCCGAGCAGACCCGCGCCCGTCTCGCCCCGCGCCTGCGCGTGCTGCGCGAGCGGTTCGGGAAGAATCCCGAGCGGCTGCAGCGCGAGACGATGCAGCTGTACCGCGACGAGGGGGCGTCTCCGCTGGCGGGCTGCCTGCCGATGCTCGCGCAGATGCCCGTCGTCGGACTGCTCTACGCCGTCTTCCTGCACCCGACGGTGGGCGGGCAGGCGAACGCCCTGCTCTCGCACGAGCTGTTCGGCGTGCCCCTGGGCCGCAGTCTCGTCGGGGCGCTGTCGACCGGAACGGTGGATGCCGCCACCCTCGCGGTCGTCGGAGCGCTCGTGCTCGTCATGGTCGGTGTCGCCGAGCTCACCCGCCGCCGACTGCGCCCGGCCGTGGACCCCGCGGCGCCGGCGTGGATGGCGGGCATGGCGGGCGCGCTCCAATTCACCACGGCTGTCGTGGCGCTGTTCGTCCCGCTCGCAGCCGCGCTCTATCTGAGCGTCACGACGGTGTGGACGCTCATCCAGCGGATCGTGCTCCGGCGCCGATACCCGCTGCCGGAGTGA
- a CDS encoding DUF6412 domain-containing protein, with translation MIASLIGMLNLLLAFAEVSLTPGDGAPLLALVLAAAVVVTVVVVMVVLPALVAAAPPPSPRPIDPSAPLAQSDPDAAGHPRPRAPGRSVRTA, from the coding sequence GTGATCGCATCGTTGATCGGCATGCTCAACCTTCTGCTGGCCTTCGCCGAGGTGTCGCTCACCCCCGGTGACGGCGCTCCCCTGCTGGCCCTCGTTCTGGCCGCGGCCGTCGTCGTGACCGTGGTCGTCGTCATGGTGGTGCTCCCGGCCCTCGTAGCCGCCGCGCCGCCGCCGTCGCCGCGGCCGATCGATCCGTCCGCTCCGCTCGCGCAGAGCGACCCCGATGCCGCCGGGCACCCCCGCCCGCGCGCACCGGGGCGCAGCGTCCGCACCGCGTAA
- a CDS encoding SCO4848 family membrane protein, which produces MEPVLIALLFANAVFNVVVWPRFFVRVAKDPRARNAQGTATPFLIVHAVLIGLALVLAVASVVAAIAALVG; this is translated from the coding sequence ATGGAACCCGTTCTGATCGCCCTGCTCTTCGCCAATGCCGTCTTCAACGTCGTGGTCTGGCCGCGGTTCTTCGTGCGGGTCGCGAAGGACCCGCGGGCCCGGAACGCGCAGGGCACGGCCACGCCGTTCCTCATCGTGCACGCGGTGCTCATCGGTCTGGCGCTCGTGCTCGCGGTCGCGTCGGTCGTCGCGGCGATCGCGGCGCTCGTCGGCTGA
- a CDS encoding MFS transporter — MSTPTVRPSLIHHTGFWYFPVAFVARLPFAMMTVGVLSLVVAMRGSVALGGLTSAAVGLGVVVAGPVLGDLADRYGQRRVLVPAGVANGILLAVFPLVVASAAAEGVLLAAAAAIGLTGPQTSAMSRSRVMVLIGERVHAARRERTFSRAMAYESAADETAFVIGPFVVGVLAALIAPWAPIAGAAVLSLVFVTAFALHPTGRAVPERAERQAMAPLRELRHPRILVLVAAVSGIGLFFGSTLTSLTAFMEAQGAPEAGALLYGVMGVGSAVLALGVAALPARFALRWRLVVFAIVLTASAGAYTVGGSVVTVTAVLCLMGVGVGPSLVTLFSLAGARAPRGRTATTMTILASALTLAQAVSSSVTGAVAESVSLSTAMAFPVAAALLVLAMAAVNATARGWDPVTPAAGIGAGARSAG, encoded by the coding sequence ATGAGCACGCCCACCGTCCGTCCGTCGCTGATCCATCACACCGGGTTCTGGTACTTCCCCGTCGCGTTCGTCGCCCGGCTGCCGTTCGCGATGATGACCGTGGGCGTGCTCTCCCTGGTCGTCGCGATGCGCGGGTCCGTCGCGCTCGGCGGACTCACCTCGGCGGCGGTCGGTCTGGGCGTCGTCGTCGCGGGTCCCGTGCTCGGCGACCTCGCCGACCGTTACGGGCAGCGGCGCGTGCTGGTGCCGGCGGGCGTGGCCAACGGCATCCTGCTCGCGGTGTTCCCACTCGTGGTGGCGAGCGCCGCCGCCGAGGGGGTGCTGCTCGCGGCGGCCGCCGCGATCGGCCTCACCGGTCCGCAGACCTCCGCCATGTCGCGCAGCCGCGTGATGGTGCTCATCGGCGAACGCGTGCACGCCGCGCGGCGCGAGCGCACCTTCTCACGGGCGATGGCGTACGAGTCCGCCGCCGACGAGACCGCGTTCGTCATCGGTCCGTTCGTCGTCGGCGTGCTCGCGGCGCTGATCGCCCCGTGGGCGCCGATCGCGGGAGCCGCGGTCCTGAGCCTCGTCTTCGTCACCGCCTTCGCGCTGCACCCGACCGGACGCGCCGTCCCCGAGCGGGCGGAGCGCCAGGCGATGGCGCCGCTGCGCGAGCTGCGGCATCCGCGGATCCTCGTGCTCGTGGCCGCGGTGTCCGGCATCGGCCTCTTCTTCGGCTCCACCCTGACCTCGCTGACGGCGTTCATGGAGGCGCAGGGAGCACCCGAGGCCGGTGCCCTGCTCTACGGCGTCATGGGCGTCGGTTCCGCCGTCCTGGCCCTCGGCGTCGCGGCGCTGCCCGCCCGCTTCGCCCTGCGGTGGCGCCTGGTCGTCTTCGCGATCGTCCTCACGGCTTCGGCCGGCGCGTACACCGTCGGCGGATCGGTCGTGACGGTCACCGCGGTGCTGTGCCTGATGGGCGTCGGCGTGGGGCCGTCGCTGGTCACGCTCTTCAGCCTCGCCGGTGCCCGGGCACCCCGGGGGCGCACCGCGACGACCATGACGATCCTCGCCTCGGCGCTGACCCTCGCGCAGGCGGTGTCGTCGTCGGTCACCGGAGCCGTGGCCGAGAGCGTGTCGCTGTCGACCGCGATGGCTTTCCCCGTCGCCGCGGCCCTGCTGGTGCTGGCCATGGCGGCGGTCAACGCCACGGCCCGCGGGTGGGACCCCGTCACTCCGGCAGCGGGTATCGGCGCCGGAGCACGATCCGCTGGATGA
- a CDS encoding helix-turn-helix domain-containing protein, whose protein sequence is MLEFHDIVDAADAPHSELTRRLAGELVVSRLLLAVDSSITQSLGGWGASAPPAGSEQTYRRFVAAAEQSPIESLTPLDLARTLSMPLRTLQEHVHRASGATPSVLLREMRYRRAHGMLRTSDATRTTVTAVAEACGFGHLGRFAGEYKLRFGEAPAETLRR, encoded by the coding sequence GTGCTGGAGTTCCACGACATCGTGGATGCGGCCGACGCTCCGCACAGCGAGCTGACGCGCCGACTGGCCGGCGAGCTCGTGGTCAGCCGGCTCCTGCTGGCCGTGGACAGCTCGATCACGCAGTCGCTCGGCGGCTGGGGCGCCAGCGCACCTCCCGCGGGGAGCGAGCAGACCTACCGGCGATTCGTCGCCGCAGCCGAGCAGTCCCCCATCGAGAGCCTGACCCCGCTCGATCTCGCTCGAACCTTGTCGATGCCGCTGCGCACGCTGCAGGAACACGTGCACCGCGCGTCAGGGGCGACGCCCTCCGTCCTGCTGCGCGAGATGCGCTACCGCCGCGCGCACGGCATGCTGCGGACCTCTGACGCCACGCGCACGACGGTCACCGCCGTGGCCGAGGCGTGCGGCTTCGGCCACCTCGGCCGTTTCGCCGGCGAGTACAAGCTGCGCTTCGGCGAGGCGCCCGCCGAGACCCTCCGGCGCTGA
- a CDS encoding glycine cleavage system protein R: MTTLVLTVVGDDRAGLVSAVADIVDAHGGNWENSELAELAGAFAGIVEVSVAADHADALRGALEALAGTLTVTVHTGAPEGTASAPHSVTLEVIGNDRPGIVREISAALSSRGVSIERMSTQTTDAAMAGGRLFEAAITVTLVGGVETDDLIEELERLAAEIQVDVSLAD, translated from the coding sequence ATGACCACCCTCGTGCTCACCGTCGTCGGCGACGATCGTGCCGGACTCGTGTCCGCGGTCGCCGACATCGTCGACGCCCATGGCGGCAACTGGGAGAACAGCGAGCTCGCCGAGCTGGCCGGTGCGTTCGCCGGCATCGTCGAGGTCTCGGTCGCCGCCGATCACGCCGACGCGTTGCGCGGCGCGCTGGAGGCGCTGGCCGGAACCCTGACCGTCACCGTGCACACCGGAGCGCCCGAGGGCACGGCATCCGCCCCGCACAGCGTGACGCTCGAGGTCATCGGCAACGATCGCCCCGGCATCGTGCGCGAGATCTCCGCGGCGCTGAGCTCGCGCGGGGTGAGCATCGAGCGGATGTCGACGCAGACCACGGATGCCGCGATGGCGGGCGGACGTCTCTTCGAGGCCGCGATCACCGTGACGCTCGTCGGCGGGGTCGAGACGGACGACCTGATCGAGGAGCTGGAGCGGCTCGCGGCGGAGATCCAGGTCGACGTCTCGCTGGCCGACTGA
- a CDS encoding DUF3054 domain-containing protein, which yields MRVGHEEQSGCHAPTLSRPARARAAQGQQLRRGIGDVGADRPVDPAPATDPAPATGDNGEVPASRFPVVPLLVDAALVVVFAAVGRATHDGDVFGPFGSGLATTAWPFLVALIVGWLVARAWRRPLAPLRTGVPVWLVTVALGMVLRAISGQGVAVAFVIVATLTLGLFLVGWRGIVRLVSRVRRS from the coding sequence ATGCGTGTCGGCCACGAGGAGCAGTCGGGATGCCATGCCCCCACGCTATCGAGGCCGGCGCGCGCCCGCGCCGCGCAGGGGCAGCAGCTGCGCAGGGGCATCGGCGACGTCGGAGCGGACCGCCCGGTCGACCCCGCCCCCGCGACCGACCCCGCCCCCGCGACCGGCGACAATGGAGAGGTGCCGGCATCCCGATTCCCCGTCGTCCCCCTGCTCGTCGACGCCGCGCTCGTCGTGGTCTTCGCCGCCGTCGGCCGCGCGACGCACGACGGCGACGTGTTCGGTCCCTTTGGCTCGGGCTTGGCGACGACCGCGTGGCCGTTCCTCGTAGCCCTGATCGTCGGCTGGCTCGTCGCACGGGCCTGGCGCCGTCCGCTCGCCCCGCTGCGCACGGGCGTGCCCGTGTGGCTGGTCACCGTCGCGCTCGGGATGGTGTTGCGCGCGATCAGCGGCCAGGGCGTCGCCGTGGCGTTCGTCATCGTCGCGACGCTGACCCTCGGGCTGTTCCTCGTCGGGTGGCGCGGCATCGTCCGGCTCGTGAGCCGGGTACGGCGCAGCTGA
- a CDS encoding fatty acid desaturase family protein — MVESRLGPVRQTYSGTTEFPPIAKAYTELSQVVRESGLLVRTRVFYAFVGTALALGFAGCITGFVMLGDSWFQLLIAAALGILFTQVAFLAHEANHRQIFSSGPANDRLALWIGNGIVGMSQSWWASKHTRHHANPNRVGKDPDIEIDTISFLDEDAVKARGIQRWITQRQGWLFFPLLTLEGLNLHVLAIRHLLSRGEVKGRWTELGLIAVRFAVFVAPVFIFLPLGMAFAFLGVQLAVFGVYMGASFAPNHKGMAVIAPGAKLDFFSKQVRTSRNISGGWWATWLMGGLNYQIEHHLFPNMPRPHLSRAREIVIEHCTTLNVPYVETTLLQSYGIVIAYLNRVGLAARDPFECPLTSAARRV; from the coding sequence ATCGTCGAGTCCCGCCTCGGCCCCGTTCGTCAGACCTATTCCGGCACCACCGAATTCCCCCCGATCGCCAAGGCCTACACCGAGCTGTCGCAGGTCGTCCGCGAGAGTGGCCTGCTCGTGCGCACCCGCGTCTTCTACGCCTTCGTCGGCACGGCGCTCGCCCTCGGCTTCGCGGGCTGCATCACCGGTTTCGTCATGCTGGGCGACAGCTGGTTCCAGCTGCTGATCGCCGCGGCCCTCGGCATCCTGTTCACCCAGGTGGCCTTCCTCGCGCACGAAGCGAACCACCGTCAGATCTTCTCGTCCGGTCCGGCGAACGACCGGCTGGCCCTGTGGATCGGCAACGGCATCGTCGGCATGAGCCAGTCGTGGTGGGCGTCGAAGCACACGCGCCACCACGCCAACCCCAACCGCGTCGGCAAAGACCCCGACATCGAGATCGACACCATCTCGTTCCTCGACGAGGACGCCGTCAAAGCCCGCGGCATCCAGCGCTGGATCACCCAGCGGCAGGGCTGGCTGTTCTTCCCCCTGCTCACGCTCGAGGGCCTGAACCTGCACGTCCTCGCGATCCGCCACCTGCTCTCTCGCGGTGAGGTCAAGGGACGCTGGACCGAGCTCGGGCTCATCGCGGTGCGTTTCGCCGTCTTCGTGGCGCCGGTCTTCATCTTCCTGCCTCTCGGCATGGCGTTCGCCTTCCTCGGCGTGCAGCTCGCGGTGTTCGGCGTCTACATGGGGGCTTCGTTCGCCCCGAACCACAAGGGCATGGCCGTCATCGCACCCGGCGCGAAGCTCGACTTCTTCAGCAAGCAGGTGCGCACCTCGCGCAACATCTCCGGCGGCTGGTGGGCCACCTGGCTCATGGGCGGCCTGAATTACCAGATCGAGCACCACCTGTTCCCGAACATGCCGCGGCCGCACCTGAGCCGTGCGCGGGAGATCGTGATCGAGCACTGCACGACGCTGAACGTGCCCTACGTCGAGACCACGTTGCTGCAGTCCTACGGCATCGTCATCGCCTACTTGAACCGCGTGGGACTCGCCGCGCGCGACCCCTTCGAGTGCCCGCTCACGTCGGCGGCCCGACGGGTCTGA
- a CDS encoding TraR/DksA family transcriptional regulator: protein MDAVTAGRMLDERAREVDRRLARLRDDEDSLRHDRADATADDEHDPEGSTLSGEWAQVDALRRGAEAERAEILAARERVASGTFGVCENCGAPIGDARLEARPFARRCIVCAV from the coding sequence ATGGATGCCGTGACGGCGGGGCGCATGCTCGATGAACGCGCGCGCGAGGTCGACCGCCGCCTCGCCCGGCTGCGCGACGACGAGGACAGCCTCCGCCACGATCGGGCCGACGCCACCGCCGACGACGAGCACGACCCCGAGGGCTCGACCCTGTCGGGGGAGTGGGCGCAGGTCGACGCGCTGCGGCGCGGCGCCGAGGCGGAGCGCGCCGAGATCCTCGCGGCGCGCGAGCGCGTGGCATCCGGAACCTTCGGAGTGTGCGAGAACTGCGGTGCACCGATCGGCGACGCCCGCCTCGAGGCGCGCCCGTTCGCGCGGCGCTGCATCGTCTGCGCGGTATGA
- a CDS encoding metallophosphoesterase family protein, with the protein MASRLLLVADTHVPKRARTLPEAVRRAATEVDLIVHAGDWVTASVLDELAALGPVLGVWGNNDGPDLRARLPEIARTEIEGVRVAVVHDTGAATGREKRMDAAFPDTDLLVFGHSHIPWDTTTPAGLRLLNPGSPTDRRRQPRCTMMTLSLAQGAIRDVVVHEVVRD; encoded by the coding sequence ATGGCATCCCGACTGCTCCTCGTGGCCGACACGCATGTGCCGAAGCGGGCGCGGACCCTGCCCGAGGCCGTGCGGCGAGCGGCAACCGAGGTCGACCTCATCGTGCACGCGGGCGACTGGGTCACGGCATCCGTGCTCGACGAGCTCGCCGCCCTCGGCCCGGTGCTCGGGGTGTGGGGCAACAACGACGGGCCCGACCTGCGCGCGCGTCTGCCCGAGATCGCGCGGACCGAGATCGAGGGCGTCCGTGTCGCCGTCGTCCACGATACCGGCGCGGCCACGGGGCGGGAGAAGAGAATGGATGCCGCGTTCCCCGACACCGACCTGCTCGTGTTCGGCCACAGCCACATCCCGTGGGACACCACGACGCCGGCGGGACTGCGCCTGCTCAACCCCGGCTCGCCCACGGACCGGCGCCGGCAGCCGCGCTGCACGATGATGACGCTCAGCCTCGCGCAGGGGGCCATCCGCGACGTCGTGGTGCACGAGGTCGTGCGCGACTGA